The following are encoded in a window of Megalopta genalis isolate 19385.01 chromosome 6, iyMegGena1_principal, whole genome shotgun sequence genomic DNA:
- the LOC117218882 gene encoding dual specificity calcium/calmodulin-dependent 3',5'-cyclic nucleotide phosphodiesterase 1 isoform X1 yields the protein MMSRQSKDPVQKCHSDPGAVSTAGTPCSPGKRISRRLVPGIPSSSNTRKCVLTLDGYSYVIVASPPDRRVTKDDIAVSSPGASPNVNATTSCTGTASPRSHNPSSPGRNGQLPKQGTLTIVRRSSGKNKNIGGSFEGSPPPLSPDTLSSSQSVDLDEILDNVDLTTDTLPAVDTPDACDKAALRLRCLLRQLQHGEISAELLQRNLHYAARVLEAVFLDETKVNSGGVECSRSSRRDAGLSSASLGSALDSDGPQGHAVVTQKRKLRTPVWARDTERAESAATCRQGVRRRRLADEDDELSEVQPDAVPPEVREWLASTFTRQLATTRRKADEKPKFRSVAHAIRAGIFVDRIYRRVTSTAMMQFPQEVVKVLKTLDDWSFDVFSLSEAAMGAPVKYLGYDLLNRYGMIHKFKVPPAVLECFLGRVEEGYCRHRNPYHNNLHAADVAQTMHYILCQTGLMNWLTDLEIFATLVAALIHDYEHTGTTNNFHVMSGSDTALLYNDRAVLENHHISASFRILKEDECNILQNLSREEFREFRSLVIDMVLATDMSFHFQQLKNMKNILSLAEPSVDKSKAVSLVLHCCDISHPAKRWDLHHRWTMQLLEEFFRQGDKERALGLPFSPLCDRNNTLVAESQIGFIEFIVEPSMQVCSDMLETVLAPLSAKESVDEANNGSNPEARRFKVGKPWIPCLAENKRIWKEQAVRDAEARAQKEQEQKANDNREDGDTAQQTAPEE from the exons TTGCATCTCCGCCGGATCGCAGAGTTACGAAAGATGATATCGCAGTGTCCTCGCCCGGTGCATCTCCGAACGTTAACGCCACTACGAGCTGCACTGGTACAGCATCCCCTCGATCGCACAATCCCTCCTCGCCTGGTCGCAATGGCCAACTACCAA AACAAGGCACGCTAACGATAGTACGCCGAAGTTCTGGCAAGAATAAAAATATCGGCGGAAGTTTCGAAGGATCTCCGCCACCGCTCAGCCCTGACACTCTTTCGTCCAGCCAGTCCGTCGATCTCGATGAGATTCTTGATAATGTCGATTTAACGACAGACACGCTTCCTGCCGTTGACACCCCCGATGCTTGCGACAAAGCTGCCCTCAG ATTGAGGTGCTTACTGAGGCAGCTTCAACACGGTGAAATATCAGCAGAATTACTTCAACGAAACTTACACTATGCAGCACGCGTGCTCGAAGCTGTCTTTCTCGATGAAACCAA GGTGAATTCAGGCGGGGTTGAGTGCTCTCGGTCATCGCGTAGGGATGCGGGCCTGTCATCTGCATCCCTTGGAAGCGCCTTGGACTCGGACGGACCACAGGGCCATGCGGTGGTAACCCAGAAACGGAAGCTTCGCACCCCCGTATGGGCAAG AGACACCGAGCGTGCGGAGTCAGCTGCTACTTGCCGACAGGGTGTACGCCGTAG ACGGCTGGCCGACGAAGACGATGAACTGTCCGAAGTTCAACCAGACGCGGTGCCCCCGGAAGTGCGGGAATGGCTCGCCTCGACCTTCACGAGGCAGCTCGCGACCACCAGACGGAAGGCCGACGAGAAGCCCAAGTTCCGTTCGGTGGCACACGCTATCAGGGCTGGGATTTTCGTCGATCGGATTTACAGGCGGGTAACCAGCACCGCGATGATGCAGTTCCCGCAGGAAGTGGTTAAAGTACTTAAG ACTCTGGACGACTGGTCCTTCGACGTGTTTTCCTTGAGCGAAGCCGCGATGGGAGCTCCGGTGAAGTATCTCGGCTATGATCTACTCAATCGATACGGTATGATCCACAAATTCAAAGTGCCGCCCGCGGTGTTGGAATGCTTTTTGGGAAGAGTCGAAGAGGGTTATTGCAGGCACCGGAACCCGTACCACAATAATCTCCATGCTGCAGACGTCGCCCAGACGATGCATTACATCTTGTGTCAAACAGGTCTCATG AATTGGCTGACCGACTTGGAGATTTTCGCTACCCTGGTGGCGGCGCTTATTCACGATTACGAGCACACTGGGACCACAAACAATTTCCACGTAATGTCCGGCAGCGATACAGCGCTCCTCTACAATGACCGGGCTGTACTGGAAAATCACCACATCTCCGCAAGCTTCCG GATATTGAAAGAAGACGAATGCAACATATTACAGAATTTGTCGAGGGAAGAGTTCAGAGAATTTCGTTCGCTCGTCATCGACATGGTTCTTGCAACCGACATGAGTTTTCATTTCCAACAATTAaagaatatgaagaatattcTAAGCCTGGCGGAACCTAGCGTCGACAAAAGCAAAGCGGTCAGCCTCGTCCTCCATTGTTGCGACATCTCGCATCCAGCCAAAAGATGGGACCTTCACCATAG ATGGACTATGCAGCTCTTGGAAGAGTTCTTCCGTCAAGGCGACAAGGAACGGGCGCTAGGATTGCCATTTTCACCGCTGTGCGATCGTAACAATACTCTGGTTGCAGAATCGCAAATAGGATTCATCGAGTTTATCGTCGAACCCAGTATGCAGGTGTGCAGCGACATGTTGGAGACGGTTCTCGCACCGTTGAGCGCCAAGGAGAGCGTGGACGAAGCTAATAACG GATCGAACCCAGAAGCCAGACGATTCAAGGTTGGAAAGCCTTGGATTCCTTGTCTAGCAGAGAACAAGAGAATTTGGAAGGAGCAAGCTGTCCGgg ATGCCGAAGCGAGAGCAcagaaagaacaagaacagaaagcgAATGACAACCGCGAGGACGGTGACACGGCTCAGCAAACAGCGCCTGAGGAATGA
- the LOC117218882 gene encoding dual specificity calcium/calmodulin-dependent 3',5'-cyclic nucleotide phosphodiesterase 1A isoform X7 has translation MMSRQSKDPVQKCHSDPGAVSTAGTPCSPGKRISRRLVPGIPSSSNTRKCVLTLDGYSYVIVASPPDRRVTKDDIAVSSPGASPNVNATTSCTGTASPRSHNPSSPGRNGQLPKQGTLTIVRRSSGKNKNIGGSFEGSPPPLSPDTLSSSQSVDLDEILDNVDLTTDTLPAVDTPDACDKAALRLRCLLRQLQHGEISAELLQRNLHYAARVLEAVFLDETKRLADEDDELSEVQPDAVPPEVREWLASTFTRQLATTRRKADEKPKFRSVAHAIRAGIFVDRIYRRVTSTAMMQFPQEVVKVLKTLDDWSFDVFSLSEAAMGAPVKYLGYDLLNRYGMIHKFKVPPAVLECFLGRVEEGYCRHRNPYHNNLHAADVAQTMHYILCQTGLMNWLTDLEIFATLVAALIHDYEHTGTTNNFHVMSGSDTALLYNDRAVLENHHISASFRILKEDECNILQNLSREEFREFRSLVIDMVLATDMSFHFQQLKNMKNILSLAEPSVDKSKAVSLVLHCCDISHPAKRWDLHHRWTMQLLEEFFRQGDKERALGLPFSPLCDRNNTLVAESQIGFIEFIVEPSMQVCSDMLETVLAPLSAKESVDEANNGSNPEARRFKVGKPWIPCLAENKRIWKEQAVRDAEARAQKEQEQKANDNREDGDTAQQTAPEE, from the exons TTGCATCTCCGCCGGATCGCAGAGTTACGAAAGATGATATCGCAGTGTCCTCGCCCGGTGCATCTCCGAACGTTAACGCCACTACGAGCTGCACTGGTACAGCATCCCCTCGATCGCACAATCCCTCCTCGCCTGGTCGCAATGGCCAACTACCAA AACAAGGCACGCTAACGATAGTACGCCGAAGTTCTGGCAAGAATAAAAATATCGGCGGAAGTTTCGAAGGATCTCCGCCACCGCTCAGCCCTGACACTCTTTCGTCCAGCCAGTCCGTCGATCTCGATGAGATTCTTGATAATGTCGATTTAACGACAGACACGCTTCCTGCCGTTGACACCCCCGATGCTTGCGACAAAGCTGCCCTCAG ATTGAGGTGCTTACTGAGGCAGCTTCAACACGGTGAAATATCAGCAGAATTACTTCAACGAAACTTACACTATGCAGCACGCGTGCTCGAAGCTGTCTTTCTCGATGAAACCAA ACGGCTGGCCGACGAAGACGATGAACTGTCCGAAGTTCAACCAGACGCGGTGCCCCCGGAAGTGCGGGAATGGCTCGCCTCGACCTTCACGAGGCAGCTCGCGACCACCAGACGGAAGGCCGACGAGAAGCCCAAGTTCCGTTCGGTGGCACACGCTATCAGGGCTGGGATTTTCGTCGATCGGATTTACAGGCGGGTAACCAGCACCGCGATGATGCAGTTCCCGCAGGAAGTGGTTAAAGTACTTAAG ACTCTGGACGACTGGTCCTTCGACGTGTTTTCCTTGAGCGAAGCCGCGATGGGAGCTCCGGTGAAGTATCTCGGCTATGATCTACTCAATCGATACGGTATGATCCACAAATTCAAAGTGCCGCCCGCGGTGTTGGAATGCTTTTTGGGAAGAGTCGAAGAGGGTTATTGCAGGCACCGGAACCCGTACCACAATAATCTCCATGCTGCAGACGTCGCCCAGACGATGCATTACATCTTGTGTCAAACAGGTCTCATG AATTGGCTGACCGACTTGGAGATTTTCGCTACCCTGGTGGCGGCGCTTATTCACGATTACGAGCACACTGGGACCACAAACAATTTCCACGTAATGTCCGGCAGCGATACAGCGCTCCTCTACAATGACCGGGCTGTACTGGAAAATCACCACATCTCCGCAAGCTTCCG GATATTGAAAGAAGACGAATGCAACATATTACAGAATTTGTCGAGGGAAGAGTTCAGAGAATTTCGTTCGCTCGTCATCGACATGGTTCTTGCAACCGACATGAGTTTTCATTTCCAACAATTAaagaatatgaagaatattcTAAGCCTGGCGGAACCTAGCGTCGACAAAAGCAAAGCGGTCAGCCTCGTCCTCCATTGTTGCGACATCTCGCATCCAGCCAAAAGATGGGACCTTCACCATAG ATGGACTATGCAGCTCTTGGAAGAGTTCTTCCGTCAAGGCGACAAGGAACGGGCGCTAGGATTGCCATTTTCACCGCTGTGCGATCGTAACAATACTCTGGTTGCAGAATCGCAAATAGGATTCATCGAGTTTATCGTCGAACCCAGTATGCAGGTGTGCAGCGACATGTTGGAGACGGTTCTCGCACCGTTGAGCGCCAAGGAGAGCGTGGACGAAGCTAATAACG GATCGAACCCAGAAGCCAGACGATTCAAGGTTGGAAAGCCTTGGATTCCTTGTCTAGCAGAGAACAAGAGAATTTGGAAGGAGCAAGCTGTCCGgg ATGCCGAAGCGAGAGCAcagaaagaacaagaacagaaagcgAATGACAACCGCGAGGACGGTGACACGGCTCAGCAAACAGCGCCTGAGGAATGA